The genome window CCGAGGGCGGCGCCAGGAAGACGCGGCGTCCCCGGCACACGACGCTGACGACGCCGCGGTAGCCGGCGCGGGGGACGCCGGATTTGAGGTCGTCCATCAAACCCAAAGCTTTGGCCAAAACCTTGAAGGAATCTCGGCCTCGATATTGGAGCCTGACCGGCCCCGAATCCCTCCCCGCTCCTTTCTGGAGCTCCTCCAGTTGGATTTCGGGAGCGGAATAAACCTGCTGGATGAAGAAACGTTCGTACTCGTCCTTTTTGAGGTAAGAAAGGTCCATTTGGGTGAAAGGCACGAAGCGGTCGTTGAGTTTGATGAACTTCAGGTACTGATCGAAGAACTGCCCGTGGCTGACGCCCTTGCGGCCGAAGGTCATCGTCCTGGACACTTCCGGCCGGACGCAGGAGCGGCCGCGCCGCTGCTCCGGCTGCCTCATCCAATCGTCCCAAAACGCCGCCGGCCATTTgggctccagctcttcccaaagtTCCGCCAGCAACAACCAACCCAAGCCGGGGAAGAAATCGGTGCGGTACAGCAGCTCGGCGCGCGCCGCGTCCACCAGGCCCTCGCGGCCGTTGTCGTTCCACGCCGAGGCGCACCAGAGCGTGGGGTCCCCCCGGAGGAGCGGCAGAACCGCCTGGAAATACTCGAAGAAATCCGGCGCCACCTCCAGGTCGTCCTCCACCACGATGGCGGCGCGGTAGCGGAAGGTGCGGAACACCTGGCCCAGCGCCCAGCGGTAGTGCCGGGAGATCCGGTAATAACCCTGGAACTTGCGGTGCTCCGGCGGCACCGGCACGTCCGAGAGGTCGGGCTGGCGGATGTGAGCCACGGCGCGGCCGTAGGAGGCGATGACCGCCGCCGTCTCGGCGTGGCCGCAGTCCTGAGAGACGATGACCGGGAAGCGGCGGGCGCTGGGGCGGTAGAGCAGGATTTTATCCAGGCAGCGCCGGACGGAGCTGCGGTCGCAGGCCAGGACCAGCACCGGGATCACCGGGAGCTCCGGATCCGGCGCCGGGGTGGAGATTTGGGGcggtttgggggttttttggcGGCGGAGGCGGGAGGAGAGTTGGATTTGGAGGAGGAGCTGGCGCTGGAGGCGGAGCTCGGACTCGGCGTCCTGGGCCAGGCGGAGGAGCTGCGCCGGGAGGTGCCGGGAATTTTCCGGAATGTCCGGAGGGGCCGGGAAGGAGGCGGGGCGGCtccagaggaagaggaggaggaggcagttCCAGGCGAGGAAGAGCGCGGCCCCGGCCAGAGCAAGGGTGGTCTTCTTGAGCATCCTTCAcatggggctggggaggaggaggagaaagggttaaaaatggggggaaaacgggggaaattgggaaaaaatgggggaaaaaaatgggggaaaatgggaaaaacagctggaaaatgggggaaaaacagctggaaaatggggATAAAGCGGCTCAAATGGGGCAGGAATTTTCCAGAANNNNNNNNNNNNNNNNNNNNNNNNNNNNNNNNNNNNNNNNNNNNNNNNNNNNNNNNNNNNNNNNNNNNNNNNNNNNNNNNNNNNNNNNNNNNNNNNNNNNNNNNNNNNNNNNNNNNNNNNNNNNNNNNNNNNNNNNNNNNNNNNNNNNNNNNNNNNNNNNNNNNNNNNNNNNNNNNNNNNNNNNNNNNNNNNNNNNNNNNNNNNNNNNNNNNNNNNNNNNNNNNNNNNNNNNNNNNNNNNNNNNNNNNNNNNNNNNNNNNNNNNNNNNNNNNNNNNNNNNNNNNNNNNNNNNNNNNNNNNNNNNNNNNNNNNNNNNNNNNNNNNNNNNNNNNNNNNNNNNNNNNNNNNNNNNNNNNNNNNNNNNNNNNNNNNNNNNNNNNNNNNNNNNNNNNNNNNNNNNNNNNNNNNNNNNNNNNNNNNNNNNNNNNNNNNNNNNNNNNNNNNNNNNNNNNNNNNNNNNNNNNNNNNNNNNNNNNNNNNNNNNNNNNNNNNNNNNNNNNNNNNNNNNNNNNNNNNNNNNNNNNNNNNNNNNNNNNNNNNNNNNNNNNNNNNNNNNNNNNNNNNNNNNNNNNNNNNNNNNNNNNNNNNNNNNNNNNNNNNNNNNNNNNNNNNNNNNNNNNNNNNNNNNNNNNNNNNNNNNNNNNNNNNNNNNNNNNNNNNNNNNNNNNNNNNNNNNNNNNNNNNNNNNNNNNNNNNNNNNNNNNNNNNNNNNNNNNNNNNNNNNNNNNNNNNNNNNNNNNNNNNNNNNNNN of Parus major isolate Abel unplaced genomic scaffold, Parus_major1.1 Scaffold1165, whole genome shotgun sequence contains these proteins:
- the MGAT1 gene encoding alpha-1,3-mannosyl-glycoprotein 2-beta-N-acetylglucosaminyltransferase, translating into MLKKTTLALAGAALFLAWNCLLLLFLWSRPASFPAPPDIPENSRHLPAQLLRLAQDAESELRLQRQLLLQIQLSSRLRRQKTPKPPQISTPAPDPELPVIPVLVLACDRSSVRRCLDKILLYRPSARRFPVIVSQDCGHAETAAVIASYGRAVAHIRQPDLSDVPVPPEHRKFQGYYRISRHYRWALGQVFRTFRYRAAIVVEDDLEVAPDFFEYFQAVLPLLRGDPTLWCASAWNDNGREGLVDAARAELLYRTDFFPGLGWLLLAELWEELEPKWPAAFWDDWMRQPEQRRGRSCVRPEVSRTMTFGRKGVSHGQFFDQYLKFIKLNDRFVPFTQMDLSYLKKDEYERFFIQQVYSAPEIQLEELQKGAGRDSGPVRLQYRGRDSFKVLAKALGLMDDLKSGVPRAGYRGVVSVVCRGRRVFLAPPSDWTGYDPSWS